In Rhopalosiphum padi isolate XX-2018 chromosome 3, ASM2088224v1, whole genome shotgun sequence, the genomic stretch CTCAGAATaacttggtaaaaaaaaacctagtTAAGCAGTTTAAAATCAAACCACTGTTTAATTCCAAATTAACGAATGGTATAATAAATCACCCCGAATTATTCTGAATGATACAACTAAGAGTTcctaatataatcatatattctaATAACCCCTTTATAGTGCATCAGTTTAAGTTGTTTCTtcttttcaattaataaaattatatattttgatatttgtcGATTCATTAtcaaagataaaaatttaatttatgtattaaatttaaagtttttgttGTAATGCCACTTATTATGTTATcaatctataaaatgtatataccaaTTTACATCTATACCCTTTGGAatgttagtaaataaataataataatattaaaaacatatatactaaattattatattgataggtAAAAGAgtataataagattatattgAAATACAGATAGTAACCCATTTaaaagtacattatttatagtaggtattggcatattttaactgtaaatgCAGAACTAAACTTAGGTAGGTAATGCATCACGATTCCAACAACACAAATATGCACAaacctttaatttataatcttggACAGTATCTAACTGAAGCTAAACATTATGTTTATTGGAAATGATTCAACCAAAACTCAAAAACCCCGTCCAAGTAAAAACACGAAACAAAATTGATTGTAAAAttacgtaaataattataatgaaagtaGAAActgtattatgtaggtaccaacCTGTGTGATCGTGTTCTTGCTCTTGACTCGTGTAAACGCGGGACGGTTTACAATATTTGCGGGTACTACGAAAACGGAAAAACTAACGTTTTACATGTCGTTTACTGCGATGATAACAAACTACATTTGATGAACAGACGATGATGATGTGAGAATACGCGTCTCTTTAACCGACGGTACGGAATAAAATCAAcgatttaatcataataaaaaaaagaaaattaaaaaaaaaaccataacacTAACTAGACAACATTCCTACGGGAGATACGAACGGTCAAAcatttaaacaacaaaataatataataatgtgtttaaaatacagtaataataatacaacaaaagtCGAATAATAATTCTCTACACACGAAAAGTTCATAACCTCTAATCAATcagtggcggtggcggcggcggcggcggcggctctCCGCTACAACGCAGCAATTGTGATAACTAATGAGAATGATAAGACGCGAGACCGTCAGCTGCCCGCCGAACGGTGGTTGGCCGGGTCCAACGGTCGCCAATaagcggcggtggcggcggcggctggAATTCATCGTCGCCGGACGATCCTGATCGCCGCGATGGCGAAGATGGCTGGTGGAATGCGCGCGCAACTGCCGTGCAAGGACGTCGACACGATAAATGGCCCACAAAACGGGCAAAATTACTTGGAATCATGACGTCTTTCGACAACTGCGAGTTGCGACgattacgttttattattattaacgccgAGTCGTATTACTGCTTCAAGTGTGCaatgtgcaataataataaagcaaaCTACGCCGCAGATTCGAAACATTTCATTAtacttaatgtaataattattgttttcattataattggCTTGCGTTATGCCCGATATTCTATATAGCGTTGATACAGATTAAAGCTTGTAAGAAGCTGatagttaatacctatatacctacctacatggctacattataaataataatattattataaactgatgtatttttattcctCTACTCAGTCACAATTCACAAAGGAAATTTCAAAGTTCTTAGCGCAGACGAGAGCTCGAGTTCTCAGAATAAGGACTTATAAAAATGTCTCACTCCGCTCTGGTTGCAGTCTGATCTGTTCTGTCCTCTGACAGACATcactaaattttatttgtagttattttttgctatataataatggcatataatattaaagtatatttaaaaaaatgtacatattgtataagtaatatattagacaactataaattatttataactaaaaataattaatctaacaaaataatattattggaaacTACAATGCAAATTATAGTGTTTTACTTTTAACCAATAaagaaatatcataatataaccgTATTCTTTTTGTCGGtatctgaaaaataaatgtttctttattatctattagtaTTTACTCATTCGATATCTATACTTTAAAATTGGTACTTCACGACCACGCCAACTagctaaaattgtaaaaattagtaTGCTGACCGGTGTCTACATCTTacgataaacataataaaacgtACTATTTATTGGTAGGCAAAATATATTCATTCGTcatcacaaaaataatttacatttataataatatacgtattatgtattaaattataatatctgatTGTTTTTCTTATTACTTCAtacttgtaataatttgtataactacttttatttatttatttattttcatttttttatgtggCTTCTAAATTCTTAAAAGTTTAAGCCCAGAAACCTAGCtgaacctatattttatatttgcatttcgcacataatcatataatacctataaagtataaataagctCATAAAGCTATAATTTCTTTTTCGTATCCCCAAAGGTATACAAAAACaggttatttattcatttttactaaCCTATGtatactgttatatttatttaatataattatttaataactattaattattattaattattattataattattttattttaatttttaatttttatgcacaGTTAGAATGTGAAATTTTACATTTGTGTGTTGTGTctgatatatacataatagttaagaataattattatagtttgctACAATGCtaccaatttaattaaaaataaaaaaaattttttaatttaaattcattaataagtaataatactataacagGAGTCAGGAATACAGAATACTATTATGGATGTATCGCTCCATAGATTATATTTACCGATACCGTTCGTTGATGGCAGCAAATCATTGCACCAtgacaataatacataaatatattatacatattatcgcagtataatgtaaaattatatttctaggtataatacgattataatttttatttaataaccattataattattattcaaataatgtacAACTACATCAAATATGAACTTATACCGTCGTATTACCCTATTCTATCCTATCTAGCCGAACTTATTCgtattattctaattatattatgatcgtACGTCGTACGTGTAaatgtaaatacctatttaGATATAGAGTGGACGCAGAACATCGATTTAGtcctttttttaatacaacCAAAAACCGTACacttatgacttataataattaaatttacacagTTTAGTCCcagatttgaaattatattcataGCTGTTTTTTTCGATAATACGCAtatatttgttcaataaaacaactaatttataattgattttcctATTGTTATCATATTTTCGTCTTCTATTATTAGCGATATGAAACATAGAGATATAAAGCGTAAGATGAGATGGCTAATTTCCATACAAATAGAGATACATCATACATTTATAGGTaagtattatagaatattagagTCGAATAGTCGACTGTCAGTAGGTGTTCAGTAGCGGcgatatttaacaataataacaatattaataatagtattacctagatataataaattaatgaataagaaaaattaaattacaataaaatatatgtaatatagctGTAGTGCCACCTATTTAATTgctaattgattattaataattatacacatttttagcaTTTACTACTCTAATTGTAATTTTTGACATAtagtgtacctacctactgcAGACAGTCTGAAATATCTAAAATCAATCATAAATtctaattaggtataataataaacatacttaGGTAGATACTTGTTCTATTTTAAGCGAAATATACCTTTAGAATAATAACAGTcaacattgaaatattatctaattagttttagtacctatatagttatttaacagTTATAACTCGTAATAGTTCGAACAAGTTCAATTAAAAGCGTTTactacgtttttaatttatacattgacCATTGACGTAGGTAAACGGTCATAcgaattagtaatatatttattatttacactccTATTCTTCAACTTCCAAGTTCAACTTTtactgtaattaattattactttctagtttctataatagtatttatgaatgataaatgtattaataaattgatatcaaCTGCagtaatgattaattattttagctagcgttattaattaaaaatgttgatttttaaaatttgtattttattataaataggatAAGATTATAAGGTCACAATAGCAATACAATCGACCTCTAGAACATAATCTTAAacagtaggtactaggtagttcACTGGGATAATAGATAATAGATCTCgacaattttttcattaaattaaaaaataataatattattattaataatacaaatgagtttttaaatattacctaattttatattttacaattgtatGCTAATCTAGTTTATActacttacctataataattgtttcgtTTTCGGTTAaaaatttttaggtttttaaacGTAAATCACTATAGATAATCACTACATTTAACTAAAACATTGTGTATGTAGAGGTAGACGTCatgtagtattttaaataataatatacgttccTATTGAGTATTGATGATACTACAGTTTCAAGTCTTTACAAACAATATTCTTTGAAtcactacaaaataaaaactaaaattattatttttgtttaaatatccaattttgtaaacatattatctTGAACATTGtcgatatttttaagatttttaaattatggtaaaaaaatacttatgagcacctttatattcaatttacaaGATTTagctatgtatacatttttaactaaaaaataacttgtatattttgcctatgtactcgtattttaaatattttagatgtaaaaagtttttacttatatgagaaatattattttatgtgtttaaattttttaactaagcacatattttttataaaaaaaaaactaaaattccaAATGTACACTTAACATttcgatacatttttaaaattacattatgtcATTAGGTAAttctagaaaatattaataaaaatattttatgaaagtttcaagttattcattttttaattacaataaagatttaagaacaaaataaattttatccaTAAATAATTGGtgtttcgtaaaatatattaccgtTATCCAGTTATTGTTGTTttccaaattattttgaaaagtagggagcatttttacttttgacaacCAATTACCCAAAGtacttctttttttattataaaagtgtcaatatatattatgaacctacataatttgaaaaccaatatattaaacatttatgacatacttattaattattataatttatttattagcatggtttaaaatgtatgataagacaaaagttttttttctgtGGAGTAAAAATTATATCCGATCGACCGTTCCGTAAACATACCACTGATGTCTGATAATctgaatcaattattaaatatgtatgatgtatgcaatgcatataaaatattaactttgtaGAGgcaagtttataattatttcacatGGTATGTATTTTTACcagtaacaactaacaagaaGGTTGTTTAGATAGATACCTATCTAGTTGTCACAACTCACAagttacattaatatacattttatggtaATGATAATAAACTGTTACAACTGGTAAGTACACAAAATACCGTTtacataatgaatatttatgatggaaatatcatatatttaatggTCAGACTGGTCAGAGTgccaaatagtaaaatataaaaacataacagTTGCGTCacattagttttaaaatcaaagGTACTAATATGGTATCTCGAGCGCTATCTGTCtattcaattaaatacaaatattgtagaATTTTGTATTTCTTCAAACGAACGTTCAATTGGTTTTCTTCTGAGGTTCAAAATATTTGATCCAGTCGTCAGTACGTCCCCACCTGTTTGGGCTCAGTTTGGACATGCGTAGTACGCCCGCTTatcattatcattgttattgttGTCAACACCAAGACAACGGGTGTACGAGTGTACGACAAgtgtaacgttttttttttaaatgtttgtagttTTTTCTCATAATAGTTATCTTAccgaaatatgattttttaatacgtTTGATTTGCGACATGATTATCGGTCGTTTCGGTATTACGCTGCGTTAAggataataatacacattgtgTAAGCGTAtagtttaaatgatataaaataattaaactaccgagatttacattttaaaatgtcaaattattcaaatattccaAACTTGCCTACGTATTCTCAATTCCGAGCCACGGAAACTGTAAGTTTGACatgttgacaatttttattattacttgataATTAAGTgctaataatttcatttttttgttaagtgGCAAACATTAGTTGACCATTTTAGAAGTGGTATGCCGTTAAAATCGCATCGGCACCAGCTTTGGTTCAGAGACAACTGTTTCACAGGATTTGAAGCAGTTGATTGGATGTATAATGAAGCGTCTTCTgggaaattacaatatttatttaataaaggaGTTACACGTCAACAAATTGTAGCATTAATGAATAAGTTTTATGAGGCGGAAATTTTTAAAGCTGTTAGTACAACATCAACAAAATTTAAGGATAAGTCAGAATTATATGAGTGAGTACTATAATTTCTAAATCGTCTTACTTTAAGCTAagcaaaaatcaaatttataaagattgtcttttttagtttttgatattacctaccattaattataaatactatagtatttataataaatgatattacgTACACTAGAATAGCTATCActtttttgataatttgaatttaaagagggataaaaataaattcaactgaTGTGCATTTGAGTTGTATAACTAGAGTTTATATGCAACTTCaatgaaaagaaaataatttgagaTTTGAGAcaacttgtttttaaatgttatatgttacaattttacattatttacattgttcttaaatttttgtatcattcaatttttttattgaagagAACGTCATAcgtgcatgtgttgtctctgacTTATGaatgtaaaacatagcaaatttgtgttcagcggaatcaattttatgctgttcattttaatattaaagtctatttacctattaacaaatttaaaaaacgataactttttttttaataataataatacctatctaGGGCATGATATAggcatttattgatattttaatttaaaagtgagTTAtcagcattttaaagttttaatatattacataactataattcacttaaaaattaaaatatcaataaaatcctaTAAGATGCCCtagaatctatataatattacctttaaattagattaatatcaggataaaatgtattctgctgtaTTCCAGTGGCATACTCAGCTATTTTCAATGGAGAAGGGgggtttacattaaaaaattatacacacatacatatatcaatgcgttaaaatattatgttgttttacaaagatttatttttgttacagagcaatatttaatttaaataaatatataatacataataaatataagttaatgtaAGATAATGAATACACCCCACGTTCTGCTAATTCACAACTAATATTACTATTGCTATACTTGAAAAAGATTTAAAAGTATAGATATAGTGATAGCCATATAAGCATAAATTGGATCATTCACAGTTCTATAAATATTCATCAATTATCAACCTTTATGTTTGCGTTaggatatattttcaaataattacacTAATCAGTTATCAGTAGAGCTGACTTCatgcaaagttttttttatgacttcaaaaccttaaaatatgaatttattaatgcCCTAAAAGATCACTAAATGTGTAAAATCACttgcatatataatacattgataataatcttaaatataaatgctGGTACAAATGGGGAAAATACTATCTAAGGAATAAccatattagataataatatgccaCTGATGTACGcaaatttgcaatattttagGTTTGTAATACGGAGATAACAAATGCGGGTATAACTTCCtcttgaatgtaaaataattaaaagttaaatgtttTGTTCTTAAATTTCTTTTGAACATAAACTGTCTTAGTTCTAAAAACTATTGTACTtgattatacttatactttGTGATTTCTtttggttataaaattataacattaaatacttaaatacttctGTTTCAGATTTGCATTACCAAAGaatatgaataaaacaattagtaAAGGATCAgtattatcatcattaaatgTATTCCTTACGAATAAACCACAATCGTTGTCTCCTCAAcctaaaaaaagtgaaaaagttATTAGTAGTCATAGAATGAAGTCCTATTCAATGGAAAATGTTGCCATGAAcacatatttaaacgaaaaccATAAAATTGCTAATTTCATCatacaaaagtaaatatttattaattatggttataatacatttaggtTTAGGTATACCATTGGATACTGTAAATCATTCTTTTATATAGTCATATTTAAAATTGGCTATCATATTGAtggttaataatttcaattatcaaTTGATCTATACAAACTTATACCAATAATTAAAAAGCTTACTACTTATTTAACCAAATCttctattaatataaaagtttaacaattaaattttgtttttattgataatgtaagtaatttgccatgtatttatataaatgataggCAAATAATTAATGCATGAGATCTCATAAGATTTTAAAAGTGTAGTGAATAATGTAggtattgagaaaaaaaataagaattctgaaaaacattttcatatttaatttgtaaaattaatgtattgtttGTTGATTTATAGTTTACGGAATATACTAAAGAGTTTTAATAtggatgattttttaaatactgaaaatttaaataagcagTGGATaatcatgaatatttataatcaagaTTATAATGTTGATGGCTTATTTCCACATTGGGTAAAGTCTGCAATGGATAGCTTAACATCTGGTAACTATAATTTGTTCTTAAATATTAGTTCTGTActtacaataatgttttaacataaaaaaattgatattttgttttcatttaatcaaaacgtttgtaaatttaaaattgacattaatttacaaatcataattcatttattataacatttacctGCTTTActtaaataagatatattacaAATCTGGaactaatatacaatttttaatgcaaattctacatataatattatagatataatacctatttatatttgtattactttaccaagactaaaataatgaatgtgCTATTTTAGTGGCTATctgtactattttattaaatattctaataaatactagaattattaattattttgtaggtataatatataatattactactttcaacattgtatatataattttagccAAATAATTGCAATCCTAAAATATAGTactgtatataaatagttagtaaaaatttaagctatagtataaataagttattaataataatattcaattaaaaataaatatttagaaatcgATTGAAGCTCATTTTACtttctaaaattttattttatttacctatgtgtacaaattgtataaattaaaaaaaaaattctgtacattcatgcaataaaaaaaatatatttttaatttgtggtacaattttaaagtaatcaTTATCTGAAaattcataattgttttatggtttataatttattttttgattattgtttaGATATGGAAATGAATGAATGCACTTATCCAGGATTTAAAGCAGATGTATATTCTGTAATCaaggattattttttaaattcagagGAACCACTGATTCCAATatctttttatgaaatatttatttctattttggtTGTAGTTGAAAGATATGATCATATGTGTAATAAGACTGTAAAACAAacggaaaataataattcaactcAATTATCATCAAACATGTGCTGGGAATCTGAATTTTCCACCGATCATTCAAAAACATGTATTGTTAATAAGTGTTTTGATATTTCTGGACATCAACTATTATCACTTTCCCGATCTTCTGTCAGTAGTTGTAGCAGTACATCATTTTTTGAATCATGTGAAGTAGAACAAAGTAAAATGGAACATAAACCATTAAATATTTCACATAAATATTCAAAGCCGAAGTTAACTAGAACAATCAGTTCACCAGAAATATCTGTAAAATCACAATCATATTATCAAAGAAATATGGACAAAATAAGGAAAAGAAAAATGGGCCGTACGATATCTAATAACTCAATTAatccaaaaaatttaaatgatcttAATGAGAGCTTTTATTCGGATGagtatggttttaaaaataaaccattagaaaatgataaatttgtttGTCCATCTACTTCTGGATATATCAATTTTGGACTTTttcaatctgaaaaaattaataacaatgatacaAATGGTTTTGATTTAGATATGGCAATTTCTACTCTTCATAAACTAATTGATATAACACAAATGGACCATACACAAACCCTTAAACACCAATCATTCAATGGtatgattaaatattgaaacagaatattaatttatattcatagaaAACTTTTAATGCTAAGatgacattatttttaacagttttgagagaaattttaaaatccaaCTAACAATATATAGTATCACTGATATTGtgcttatttttaaagaaaattctatcctaatttattataatatagtaatattatttaattattcacttATAAAGTtactaagttataacttataacacttAGTCtacttgaaaaatgtttattttcagttaaaaaataaattaaaattttcataacacaaatttgatttatcttgaaaatatgagtatgttataagttaatattaattaattatttataggtttaGATGAAAAATCGTTACATCTTGGAATTCTTTTGTATCAATTATTAAGTCTATGTCTTCCACCATTGAACAGAGCAAAATTAcaagtgtttttaaaatttgtttctcATCTATCTTCGACTTACActaaggtattatatttatgtctttatttatattatacacaacaatTAACTATGAAACTTTAGTATACTATTTACAatgcttaatatatttaaagtaggtTTTGTATGACTATTCAAAAGCGTAACTATTTAAGCttgctatttttatttgataatactaACCTACAATATCATGGAGCCTAAATAACCTAATTTTAGATctgtataaaattttaatatttataaatgtgaataagttattaattgaaaatatttgatacaaatacccatcttattattaataataatttttaaatgcctaaaaaaaaatactaatgcattaaaaacattttagtaatatttaaatgtataataataattgttatttttaacgaattagtAGAAGTATAAGcttcattttatacattttttactttaataacatgttaattaatattagaagtttttattatttttaataataataaattgtatttgtcacgtttaatttcaaattgttttagCTAAATTAATATGAGATTAATTTTTACTCTTGAtgctgtttatatttttaatattaataccaatATACACAgtgaatttactttattttacaaatgtctatattttatacaatattacacatttatatgtgtgtgttaactgttaataatattatttttacctatgtTATTTTCAGATTACCGATCAATTATGTTGTGCAGTATTGagacaaaatattaatcaatttgaaTATGATTGTTTAGCTACTGACGttgtcaaatttttaattcacagtcaaaaattaatatttttaccaattaaaaCTGATTCAATTTTATCAGAAAAGTTCAATTCTTTCAGTAATGATGATAATTTGTACAAAGTTagtatatattaacaatatatagttTGTTTCACAAAAAATTGGACTTGGTAGTTGATTTTAACAAACCTAGTTTTCTacacatttgaaaaaattgacGCTCTTTATTTTCTATCCCAAATTGAAGACTTTGTGATCTGAAAAAAAACGGCATCAGATATTTTACTATTGAGTTgcgtttattatgaaataaaaatcatgaaattttacatttaatatataaatgtgtaaataaattatgtcttttaggaaaaattttacttttattgaaaaattatcatttttattaacacttttctaacaaaaaatataattttataaagtttcaatttacacacatacaaatatatcactaaataaagctttattattcataataacaatagtataatactataatttagaaaataatcttatacaatattttaggaTAGTATGCACTATTGTCTTAGAATATCAGACAaagaatttgaaaaacaaaGAAGTACTGAATCTAAAGATGCCCTTATTGAATTGTtggatcaaattataaatagtacaacAATGTCTAATAAAGAAAAAAGCAAACGTATAAAATTAGTAAGTTATGATATAAATCTTCAAAATGTTGtgctacgtttatattttaaatagactattattgttaaatatccatcaatgatacttatttattgttattactttttagtttcaaaaaatgtatcctGATGTTTATGAGAAAAGGTCTATACTCCTACAGCAACATAAAAAAAGGAATCCagtattaaatgaaattaaaattaaaaatcttcgaatttaattaagaaattaaatcaattaaatattatttattattactaaaattatttttgatacttgaaaattaatttttattatgttgataGTATTTTAAGTATGGATGTTACATAATACCAAAGTAAAattcaaactttattttatgtaaaaatgtaagcTTGATGTAACCtacttaatatacttttttgtatcttttataataaagcggtgcttatatatttgtaaaataatttaagtttttaaccaTATCCTGGTTATTAATTAGtgtgtacattatttaattaaaaagtattattttctattattaaataatataattatcttttcAATAACTACAACCTTTGCTGCTTCATTAAAATCAtccattagtttttaataattttgttttgttcaacaataggtacattttgCACATGGctgttgttaattaaaaaaaaaaacctaatgatCACTCATTCATCAAACTTAGgcataacacaattattaatttgaagaGAGGTTGAAAATGATGCTGCTTATACAGTTTATGTAGCTCCTAAGGTACATATCTTCTAACAGTTAGGACTTATTACTgggatacatacatttttttatgtatatttgatgTTTGAATATCAAAAACTTTGAATCTTTGATGACAGCCATGTAACATaggttaaaaaaagaaaagtttagtaaaataaaaaaaatctgatgCATACGCATCCTCTTATCATATTTATGGACGGAACTAGACTCAATCGTACAAGTAAAATTCAGTACAACTTACTAAATTTCTATACCtgg encodes the following:
- the LOC132927425 gene encoding DEP domain-containing protein 1A-like: MSNYSNIPNLPTYSQFRATETWQTLVDHFRSGMPLKSHRHQLWFRDNCFTGFEAVDWMYNEASSGKLQYLFNKGVTRQQIVALMNKFYEAEIFKAVSTTSTKFKDKSELYEFALPKNMNKTISKGSVLSSLNVFLTNKPQSLSPQPKKSEKVISSHRMKSYSMENVAMNTYLNENHKIANFIIQNLRNILKSFNMDDFLNTENLNKQWIIMNIYNQDYNVDGLFPHWVKSAMDSLTSDMEMNECTYPGFKADVYSVIKDYFLNSEEPLIPISFYEIFISILVVVERYDHMCNKTVKQTENNNSTQLSSNMCWESEFSTDHSKTCIVNKCFDISGHQLLSLSRSSVSSCSSTSFFESCEVEQSKMEHKPLNISHKYSKPKLTRTISSPEISVKSQSYYQRNMDKIRKRKMGRTISNNSINPKNLNDLNESFYSDEYGFKNKPLENDKFVCPSTSGYINFGLFQSEKINNNDTNGFDLDMAISTLHKLIDITQMDHTQTLKHQSFNGLDEKSLHLGILLYQLLSLCLPPLNRAKLQVFLKFVSHLSSTYTKITDQLCCAVLRQNINQFEYDCLATDVVKFLIHSQKLIFLPIKTDSILSEKFNSFSNDDNLYKDSMHYCLRISDKEFEKQRSTESKDALIELLDQIINSTTMSNKEKSKRIKLFQKMYPDVYEKRSILLQQHKKRNPVLNEIKIKNLRI